The sequence GACATAGTCTTCGAGAATCGGGTCGAGCACTTCGTAGGGAGGGAGCGAATCGGAATCTTTCTGGTCGGGGCGAAGCTCGGCGGACGGTGGCCGCTCGATAATGCTGGGCGGCATGACGATGCCTTGTTCGTTGCGCCAGCGGCAGAGCTCGAACACGAGCGTTTTCGGGACATCCTTGATGACGGCGAAGCCTCCGGCCATATCGCCATAGATGGTGCAGTAGCCCATGGCCATTTCGCTCTTGTTGCCGGTGGTGAGCACCAACCAGCCATATTCGTTGGAGAGCGCCATGATCAGGTTGCCGCGGATGCGCGCTTGCAGGTTTTCCTCGGCGAGGCCGGGTTGCTTGTCCGCGCCCCAAACCTTGGAAAGCTCGGCTTCGAAATTGTCGTAGAGCCCCTTAATCGGAATTTCGTGGAATTCAATATCCAGGATCTTCGCCATCTCATGGGCATCGCCGAGTGTGCCGGACGAGGAATATTGCGAGGGCATCGTGACAGAAGCCACGCGGTCCTTGCCCAGTGCGTCAACGGCGATGGCCAGCACCAGAGCCGAGTCGATGCCGCCGGAGAGGGCCACGACGACGCGTTTGAAGCCAATTTTGTTCACATAGTCGCGAAGCCCGAGCTTGAGCGCTTCGTAGACCTCTTCCAGGTCGGGCAACGGAAGCTCTTTTCGAGCAGGTTTTTCAGTCTGCCCTTCGGAGAAATAGAGAATGTCTTCCTGGAACTGCTTTGCGCGGGCGATGCGGGAGCCGTCGGGCGCGAACACCATGCTGGCGCCGTCGAAGACAAGCTCGTCCTGCCCGCCGACCATGTTGCAGTAGAGCAGGGGGGTGTTGAGCCTTTGCGCGGTCTGCGCGAGCACGTTGATGCGGTTGTTGAGCAGCTTGCCGCGGTGGTAGGGCGAGGCGGAGAGGTTGATCAGCAGGTCGATGCCTTGGTCTTCCAGCGAAGCAACGGCCGCGCCTCCGGGTTCCCAGGAATCCTCGCAGATGTGGATGCCGGCCTTCTGCCCGTCGAGGTCGATGACGAGCGGGCCGGTTCCCGCTTCAAACAGGCGCTTTTCGTCGAACACGCCATAGTTGGGCAACAGCATCTTGTGGTATTCACCAATAATCCCGGAACCGTTGAACACCAGTGCGGCGTTATATTTTTTGCCATTGCGCGAAACGGGGGCGCCCACCACGACCGTTGCTTCCGGCGGCAGTTCGGTTTTCAGCCGTTCGAGCTGCGCTTCGCAGTCGCCGCAGAAATGGTCTTTCA is a genomic window of Pontiella desulfatans containing:
- a CDS encoding NAD+ synthase, giving the protein MKTALIQMNPTVGALQSNADLVVSKAHEAFNEGARLIVFPELAISGYPPEDLILKDHFCGDCEAQLERLKTELPPEATVVVGAPVSRNGKKYNAALVFNGSGIIGEYHKMLLPNYGVFDEKRLFEAGTGPLVIDLDGQKAGIHICEDSWEPGGAAVASLEDQGIDLLINLSASPYHRGKLLNNRINVLAQTAQRLNTPLLYCNMVGGQDELVFDGASMVFAPDGSRIARAKQFQEDILYFSEGQTEKPARKELPLPDLEEVYEALKLGLRDYVNKIGFKRVVVALSGGIDSALVLAIAVDALGKDRVASVTMPSQYSSSGTLGDAHEMAKILDIEFHEIPIKGLYDNFEAELSKVWGADKQPGLAEENLQARIRGNLIMALSNEYGWLVLTTGNKSEMAMGYCTIYGDMAGGFAVIKDVPKTLVFELCRWRNEQGIVMPPSIIERPPSAELRPDQKDSDSLPPYEVLDPILEDYVENDMGIDGLVAKGYDEALVRRVVHAVELSEYKRRQSPPGVKITPKSFDRDRRIPIVNRYRN